The Pseudoalteromonas carrageenovora IAM 12662 DNA window TTAAGTAGTGGTGCGGCTTGGTTAGCTATTTTGCTGGCTTTTGGTTTTTGCTTTCATTTGTGGCAGGCTTTTGAGCGAAATAACTGGAGCATGATTATTGTCAGTGCTGCTGCCGGGCTATTATTTGTTGTTTTATTTTCGGCTCATCTATTATTAGAAGTACCACTTTTTTGGGTTGTAGTTGCCATATTATTATTAGCCATCGTTGGTTTTTTAAATGACGAAAGTGCAGTAAAAGAGGTTGTTATAGAACCTCAAAGTATTGATGAGGCGTTTATTGAAGAATCGCCATTATCTATTTTTGCGAATAAAAAGCAGCTACGCCAAGGTTACTACCATTGGTGTGAAAACAACCATATAAACGCAGCTTTAGTTATTATCCGCCTTGAGGGGTTTGAGCAAGTTAACCAACATATAGGCCGCGACTTTGGCGATATTCTGTTAGCGCAAACTGCTAATAGAATTAAAGAATTATTAGTAAGTGATGAAATAGTACCTATAAACACTCATGAAAAGCTAGCCCATTTAGGCGGATTAAACTTTGCATTTATTTGTAGCTTAGCAAATCAAAAACACTTTCATGAAATAGTGATTGAGCAAATATTAGGGGCAACGCTTAAGCCTTTTAATGTAGCTAACTGTACGGTAGAGGTAAAAGCCCGCGCTAGTTATGTAAATTGTGATGAACAAGACAATAACTTTGATAATTTAATATCGTTTGCTTATCTTGCCCTTGATAGCCACCCAAATCGAAAAGTAGTGCCTTATCATCAGCAAATGATGGTAGAGCAGCTAGAGCAGCAGGCGCGCTTAAAAGAGCTTACTAATATTGATTTTGCTAGTGAGCTTGAGCTTTATTTTCAACCCGTTATTTGTAATAACGGTGGCCAGATAGAATTTTTAGAATTGTTACTGCGTTGGCAGCACCCTAAACAGGGGATTTTATCTGCTAATCGTTTTATTGATGATATAAGAATTGCAGGGCTTGCTTATCCATTAGCTAAGTTTGTGATAGAGCGAGCAGCAGAGCTCGCAATGGCATTGAGGATTGAAGGTATTACTGTACCACTGAGTATTAATGTGTTTGGCCCTGAAATGCTCAACGAAGAATTTGTTGAATTT harbors:
- a CDS encoding bifunctional diguanylate cyclase/phosphodiesterase, encoding MAMIATLFSVKNISIKFSYLCTGVVGLAILSSGAAWLAILLAFGFCFHLWQAFERNNWSMIIVSAAAGLLFVVLFSAHLLLEVPLFWVVVAILLLAIVGFLNDESAVKEVVIEPQSIDEAFIEESPLSIFANKKQLRQGYYHWCENNHINAALVIIRLEGFEQVNQHIGRDFGDILLAQTANRIKELLVSDEIVPINTHEKLAHLGGLNFAFICSLANQKHFHEIVIEQILGATLKPFNVANCTVEVKARASYVNCDEQDNNFDNLISFAYLALDSHPNRKVVPYHQQMMVEQLEQQARLKELTNIDFASELELYFQPVICNNGGQIEFLELLLRWQHPKQGILSANRFIDDIRIAGLAYPLAKFVIERAAELAMALRIEGITVPLSINVFGPEMLNEEFVEFVDSVISEHQLEPGDLIVECPLHIFTSLDDKGRAMIARLNNIGLKVCVDGLGDNPVLLSKLPSLAVEYIKVAPSLTADFSNQNNIRSLVSGMVEMHNQQKTKVIFEGVETLEQLKFVKSLKAYAAQGYYFGHPLSSIGLMSWLKQWRMDLAK